In Candidatus Poribacteria bacterium, the following proteins share a genomic window:
- a CDS encoding T9SS type A sorting domain-containing protein, with the protein MQFARLFVTVLVLLQFALCLLAEAVTTLPHGDAIYAVEFHPTDSSQFVSASDDHTVKLWNLREKLVTTFSGHTDKVNAVAFSPDGETLVSGSDDKTFKLWSVPQQQHIATLEHVPIANRPVSIVTSVAFTPDGNSLGTAGYKTVKFWNVSDWTESGTLQHDDWVSAIVFSPDGERLATVDGKKIKIWDVLTQTHTTTLTADADWVGAITFSPDSGTFAAAGASGQITLWSVPDWTVLGRINAYGSVSDLAFSPDGKTLASAGNGVKLWSVKTGAALVSLTEHTGQVIGVAYSSDGTAIVSGGLEDGMVHFVEFETLELAQPDVVRLIYFLPSDRTAQLDIDSKIEAWVKGAQTFFADTMEKHGYGRKTFTYETDESGKAVVHHIAGEFMDAYYDQQDKWIIWDEIREAGFDPSQNIYIAFMDFSEVLDGLHCGTGGNWAHGGVVNLIASEECLDGDFGLWLAVHEIGHAFGLQHDYRNHSDHTGDLMVAENDLMVSSACSAEWLDAHHYFNAETPFFNEPTTIEMWPPRAVDRAGIRLRFTITDPDGLHQARLLSTKLEEDYFAGRDYLEEQDYSDEYILDCKSLSGSRTTATFIMTQLAPDNDTVVLRIIDVNGNFTEGRFPIDTTSLSRYLEDVNGDGTVNIQDLVLVAGNFGQTGQSVADVNEDGVVNIQDLVLVAGAFGRDAAAPSVWHRDLEIIPTQAEVQQWLREAQQVNLTDPAFQRGILALEQLLVALTPKETILLPNYPNPFNPETWIPYRLAVPADVTVSIYSSSGRLVRTLEFGHQSVGIYESRSRAAYWDGRNSLGERVASGVYFYTLTAGDFTATRKMLIRK; encoded by the coding sequence ATGCAATTCGCACGCTTATTTGTTACGGTGCTTGTTTTACTGCAGTTTGCACTCTGCCTTCTTGCAGAAGCCGTTACGACGCTTCCGCATGGTGACGCTATCTACGCTGTGGAATTTCACCCAACAGATAGTTCTCAATTTGTCAGTGCCAGTGATGATCACACTGTTAAACTGTGGAATTTACGGGAGAAACTCGTAACAACGTTCAGCGGACACACGGACAAAGTCAATGCTGTAGCATTTTCCCCTGACGGAGAAACCCTTGTCAGTGGCAGTGATGATAAGACCTTCAAATTGTGGAGTGTTCCGCAGCAGCAACACATCGCCACACTTGAACATGTTCCTATCGCCAATCGCCCGGTGTCGATCGTCACTTCTGTAGCGTTTACTCCAGACGGAAATTCACTTGGGACTGCGGGATATAAGACTGTCAAATTCTGGAATGTGAGTGACTGGACCGAGTCCGGAACACTTCAACATGATGATTGGGTGTCCGCAATAGTTTTCTCTCCAGATGGGGAACGCCTCGCTACCGTAGATGGGAAGAAAATAAAGATTTGGGATGTTTTAACTCAGACGCATACGACCACACTGACAGCCGATGCGGACTGGGTGGGTGCTATCACCTTTTCACCAGATAGCGGCACCTTTGCGGCTGCAGGCGCATCGGGGCAAATCACGTTATGGTCTGTGCCCGATTGGACCGTTCTCGGCAGAATTAACGCCTATGGTTCGGTCTCTGACCTTGCCTTTTCTCCTGATGGGAAGACGCTCGCGAGTGCGGGTAACGGTGTAAAACTTTGGTCGGTTAAGACTGGTGCAGCACTTGTCTCTTTGACAGAACACACCGGTCAAGTTATAGGAGTTGCTTACTCGTCTGACGGAACTGCCATCGTGAGTGGTGGACTTGAGGACGGAATGGTTCACTTCGTGGAGTTTGAGACATTAGAATTAGCCCAACCCGATGTCGTCCGCCTCATCTATTTTCTGCCAAGTGACCGCACTGCTCAATTGGATATAGATAGCAAGATAGAGGCATGGGTCAAAGGTGCTCAGACGTTTTTCGCCGACACGATGGAAAAACATGGATACGGTAGAAAAACCTTTACGTATGAAACGGATGAGAGTGGCAAAGCGGTGGTGCATCATATCGCAGGGGAATTCATGGATGCGTATTATGATCAGCAGGACAAGTGGATAATTTGGGACGAAATCAGAGAAGCAGGATTCGACCCGTCACAAAATATCTACATTGCATTTATGGATTTCAGCGAAGTACTTGATGGTCTTCACTGTGGTACGGGTGGTAATTGGGCTCATGGTGGTGTCGTAAATCTCATCGCCTCTGAAGAATGTTTGGATGGAGATTTTGGACTTTGGTTGGCAGTCCATGAAATCGGACACGCTTTTGGATTGCAACATGATTACCGCAACCATTCGGACCACACTGGAGATTTAATGGTTGCCGAGAATGATCTGATGGTTTCCTCTGCTTGTTCCGCTGAATGGTTAGATGCCCATCACTACTTCAACGCCGAGACACCCTTCTTCAATGAGCCTACAACGATTGAAATGTGGCCCCCTCGCGCAGTTGACCGGGCGGGAATCCGTCTCCGATTTACAATAACGGATCCTGATGGTCTTCATCAGGCACGACTCCTTTCTACAAAATTAGAGGAAGACTACTTTGCAGGTAGAGATTACTTAGAAGAGCAAGACTACTCAGATGAATACATTCTTGATTGTAAATCCTTAAGTGGCAGCAGGACCACTGCCACATTCATCATGACACAACTGGCACCGGACAATGACACTGTGGTTCTTCGGATTATAGATGTGAATGGAAACTTCACGGAGGGCAGATTTCCAATTGATACAACCTCTCTGTCGCGGTACCTGGAGGATGTGAACGGGGATGGCACAGTTAATATCCAAGATTTGGTACTGGTTGCCGGAAACTTTGGACAGACTGGTCAAAGCGTCGCGGATGTAAACGAAGACGGAGTCGTGAATATTCAAGACCTCGTTTTAGTCGCTGGGGCATTTGGTAGAGATGCGGCTGCACCTTCTGTATGGCATCGCGATCTGGAAATTATTCCGACACAGGCAGAGGTGCAGCAGTGGTTGCGTGAGGCACAGCAAGTGAACCTGACAGATCCTGCTTTCCAGCGCGGTATCTTAGCATTGGAACAACTCCTTGTTGCGTTAACACCAAAAGAGACTATACTGTTACCTAACTACCCAAATCCATTCAATCCAGAGACGTGGATCCCGTATCGACTTGCAGTGCCTGCGGATGTTACTGTGTCCATCTATTCCTCAAGTGGAAGGTTGGTTCGGACGTTAGAGTTTGGGCATCAATCAGTAGGCATTTATGAATCCCGTAGCCGTGCGGCGTATTGGGATGGCAGAAATTCGTTGGGTGAACGAGTGGCGAGTGGTGTGTATTTCTATACGTTAACAGCAGGCGACTTCACTGCGACGCGGAAGATGCTAATCCGGAAGTAA
- a CDS encoding T9SS type A sorting domain-containing protein: protein MKTAFFSVLTILCVITLFFSYNSFAEDSPQWHLPEGATARLGKGWLYEIQYSPDGTRFAAAGTLGVWIYNTATNKEISLFPGYGVGVSALAYSPDGNILASGSAYGSIRLWDTKTGEVLHTLDEHNRSVRSLVFNSDGSVLASGSRDDTIRLWNPDTGELLKTLEGHTEGVNSVAFSADDGTIISASRDDTIGIWDVATGELQQTLEEHRDNVASVVISPDGATLASGDLNAIIYLWDTTTWTIRETLLGHTSHIYDLKFSPDGSFLASASEDDTVRLWDAATGNPLNMLSDHTADVFGLAFTPDGSVLTSGAWDASIRSWNPVTGEHLETITGHTDAVASVTFSADGRILATRSWDKTIRLWDADTGELRHTLIGHQDDVDVVVFAPDGKTLASGSQDNTVRLWDAITGEHVKTLRGHYSYLISLAFSPDGSILASGSEDDSIRLWDVATGQYIGGLWEHEAGVETLAFSPDGTMLASGSRDDRIILWDIKTREVVHTISEHEDDVWAVAFSPDGKKLASGGRDKVSLWDVATAELLQTFRRPIAREEPVDAPEELTGDVPTDLPANATSIVFSPDAKVLVSGSYDRTIRLWNIATGEQLRTLEGHSYSITSVAVSSGSTTIASGSVDGTVLLWAFPDVMIATAILGDLNGDGMVNIQDIMLIAASFGTSGENDADLNGDGVVNVLDLVLIANALGNAAGAPSAHALSAAQVEQWLRLAKREASRTIQTSDFPDRFSYERGILVLEQLLKTLAPQETVLLANYPNPFNPETWIPYQLAQPADVSISIYSADGKLVRTLELGHQPIGIYESRSRAAYWDGRNAVGESVASGVYFYTLTAGDFTATRKMLIRK, encoded by the coding sequence ATGAAAACAGCATTTTTTTCTGTGTTGACAATTCTTTGTGTGATAACTCTATTTTTCTCTTACAACAGTTTTGCGGAAGATTCACCACAATGGCATCTGCCCGAAGGTGCTACTGCGCGTCTTGGTAAAGGTTGGTTATATGAAATTCAGTATTCACCCGATGGTACACGGTTTGCTGCTGCAGGTACCCTCGGTGTTTGGATTTATAATACCGCAACCAACAAAGAAATATCGCTCTTTCCCGGATACGGGGTTGGCGTTTCGGCATTAGCATACTCCCCCGATGGAAACATACTCGCCAGTGGAAGTGCCTACGGGAGCATCCGCTTGTGGGATACTAAAACGGGTGAGGTCTTACACACCCTTGATGAACACAACAGGAGCGTCCGCAGCCTCGTTTTCAATTCCGATGGTTCTGTACTCGCGAGTGGCAGCAGAGATGATACGATCCGTCTATGGAACCCCGACACCGGCGAACTCCTGAAAACGCTTGAGGGTCATACGGAAGGGGTCAATAGTGTCGCTTTTAGTGCTGATGATGGCACGATTATCAGTGCAAGTCGAGACGATACCATCGGTATATGGGATGTTGCTACGGGTGAACTGCAGCAAACGCTTGAAGAACATCGGGATAATGTCGCGAGTGTTGTAATCAGCCCTGATGGGGCAACCCTCGCCAGCGGTGATTTGAACGCGATTATCTACCTATGGGATACAACGACCTGGACAATCAGAGAGACGCTTCTTGGACATACGTCTCATATCTATGACCTGAAATTTAGTCCGGACGGTAGTTTTCTGGCGAGTGCAAGTGAGGATGACACCGTCCGATTGTGGGACGCTGCCACAGGCAACCCCTTAAACATGCTTTCCGATCATACTGCTGATGTCTTTGGACTTGCCTTTACGCCAGATGGATCGGTGCTTACCAGTGGCGCGTGGGATGCTTCAATACGTTCGTGGAATCCTGTAACAGGCGAACATCTGGAAACTATCACAGGGCATACGGATGCTGTCGCCAGCGTTACCTTTAGTGCTGATGGTAGGATCCTTGCCACCCGGAGTTGGGATAAAACCATCCGACTCTGGGATGCCGATACAGGTGAACTTCGGCATACCCTCATTGGGCACCAAGATGATGTTGATGTTGTTGTCTTTGCCCCTGATGGTAAAACACTCGCGAGTGGTAGCCAAGACAACACCGTCCGTTTATGGGATGCTATCACGGGTGAACACGTAAAGACGCTCAGAGGACATTATTCCTATCTGATAAGTCTTGCGTTCAGTCCGGATGGAAGTATCTTGGCGAGTGGTAGTGAGGACGACAGCATCCGTTTGTGGGATGTTGCTACAGGTCAATATATCGGAGGATTGTGGGAGCATGAAGCAGGTGTCGAAACGCTTGCGTTCAGTCCGGATGGTACTATGCTCGCCAGTGGCAGTCGTGACGATAGGATTATCTTGTGGGATATCAAAACACGTGAAGTTGTACACACTATCAGTGAACATGAGGACGATGTTTGGGCAGTTGCGTTCAGTCCGGATGGCAAAAAGCTTGCAAGTGGTGGGCGCGACAAGGTCTCCTTATGGGATGTTGCTACGGCAGAACTTCTACAGACATTTCGTAGACCCATTGCTCGCGAAGAACCGGTGGACGCACCGGAGGAATTGACAGGGGACGTGCCTACAGACCTTCCGGCAAATGCTACAAGTATTGTTTTTAGCCCTGATGCTAAAGTCCTTGTCAGTGGAAGTTACGACAGAACCATTCGGTTGTGGAACATTGCCACGGGCGAACAGCTTAGAACACTTGAAGGACATTCATATTCTATTACGAGTGTCGCTGTTAGTTCTGGTAGTACCACGATTGCGAGTGGAAGTGTTGACGGAACAGTCCTCTTATGGGCATTTCCTGACGTAATGATTGCCACCGCGATTTTGGGCGACTTGAATGGCGACGGTATGGTCAATATCCAAGATATAATGCTGATTGCAGCCAGTTTCGGGACATCTGGTGAGAACGATGCCGATCTGAACGGCGATGGTGTTGTCAACGTGCTGGATCTCGTTCTGATTGCAAATGCATTGGGGAACGCTGCGGGGGCACCTTCTGCACACGCGTTATCGGCGGCACAGGTGGAGCAGTGGTTACGTCTCGCCAAACGAGAAGCGTCACGAACGATCCAAACTTCAGACTTCCCAGATCGTTTCTCTTATGAGCGAGGGATTCTGGTGCTGGAGCAGCTTTTGAAAACGTTGGCTCCGCAAGAAACAGTGTTGCTTGCCAACTATCCGAATCCGTTTAACCCAGAGACATGGATACCGTATCAATTGGCACAGCCGGCTGATGTTAGTATTTCCATCTATTCTGCGGATGGAAAATTGGTTCGGACATTGGAATTAGGACACCAGCCAATAGGTATCTATGAATCTCGGAGCCGTGCGGCATATTGGGATGGACGTAATGCAGTAGGTGAATCCGTTGCAAGTGGTGTCTATTTTTATACGCTAACAGCAGGCGATTTCACCGCAACACGCAAGATGTTGATACGAAAGTAA
- a CDS encoding redoxin domain-containing protein — protein MNLGLLFTSAISAITETEMDAPKIRVHFEDEPFLTEQESKNLKTCTQNLVALGKALQTYEKEQGDFPEWLSELHPKFLTNPNALICPADEEQGVPILPYNTDPNLPVSYNYDCDPEYYQRWLKKERHVYNDANPIVRCPHHVNPDSDSTFLSNLYVNLSFSNTIYLSEGDWRKHPIKMYGSLEAAIVGYEKALQLVPEDPDFFCLYSELIRLYVRAEEEKDAKNLIDRFKSVMKPHDENIMRFRDYWTFVDLLKVIGRHEGALQLLRNLEKTEHDNPFIRSVFREIAMIYEEQGNAKQAKVYFLKADARLGMIGKLAPDFSATDIDGNLISLKDYRGKVVLLDFWSTTCGPCIAEMPNVKKVYDAYKGMGFDVIGVNLDDDEAKLHEFLKVCDLPWRQIFTGEGWETPIRKQYNVRGIPSPWLIDGEGKIISYQARGVALKKLVDEAVKEKYSGM, from the coding sequence ATGAATTTGGGTTTATTGTTTACTTCTGCAATTTCTGCAATAACAGAAACCGAAATGGATGCTCCCAAAATCCGAGTACACTTTGAGGATGAACCCTTCTTAACGGAACAGGAATCCAAAAACCTGAAAACTTGCACGCAAAATCTGGTAGCACTCGGAAAAGCACTGCAAACTTATGAAAAGGAACAGGGTGATTTTCCAGAGTGGCTTTCAGAACTTCATCCAAAGTTTTTGACAAATCCCAATGCATTGATCTGTCCCGCAGATGAAGAACAAGGTGTGCCAATTTTGCCCTATAACACAGACCCGAATCTTCCTGTAAGTTACAACTATGATTGCGACCCAGAATATTATCAGCGATGGCTAAAAAAAGAACGTCATGTCTATAACGACGCAAACCCGATTGTCCGATGTCCACATCATGTAAACCCCGATTCAGATTCTACATTTTTGTCAAATTTGTATGTAAACCTAAGCTTTTCCAACACCATTTATTTATCAGAAGGGGATTGGAGGAAACATCCAATAAAAATGTACGGAAGCCTTGAAGCAGCAATCGTTGGATATGAAAAAGCACTTCAACTCGTACCTGAAGACCCTGATTTTTTTTGCCTCTATTCTGAACTTATTCGTCTGTATGTTAGAGCCGAAGAAGAAAAAGATGCTAAAAACCTCATTGATCGTTTCAAATCCGTCATGAAACCGCATGATGAAAACATCATGCGGTTCCGAGACTATTGGACCTTTGTTGACCTGCTTAAGGTAATCGGAAGGCATGAGGGAGCACTCCAACTTTTACGAAATCTTGAAAAGACTGAACACGATAATCCGTTTATTCGGAGTGTCTTTAGGGAAATTGCCATGATTTATGAAGAACAAGGCAACGCTAAACAGGCAAAAGTGTATTTTCTCAAAGCCGACGCAAGATTAGGAATGATTGGAAAGTTGGCACCTGACTTCTCAGCAACAGACATTGATGGCAATCTGATTTCCCTTAAAGACTATCGCGGCAAAGTCGTATTACTCGATTTTTGGTCAACCACATGCGGACCGTGTATCGCAGAAATGCCAAATGTAAAAAAGGTTTACGACGCATATAAGGGTATGGGATTCGATGTAATAGGGGTTAACCTTGACGATGATGAAGCGAAGTTGCACGAATTTCTAAAAGTGTGTGACCTTCCTTGGCGACAAATTTTTACCGGAGAAGGATGGGAAACCCCAATTAGGAAACAGTACAACGTGCGCGGTATTCCATCGCCATGGCTTATTGATGGAGAGGGAAAAATAATATCTTATCAAGCCAGAGGAGTGGCGTTAAAAAAACTGGTTGATGAAGCAGTAAAAGAGAAATATAGTGGGATGTAA
- a CDS encoding mandelate racemase/muconate lactonizing enzyme family protein, with the protein MKITAVDPFYLLMPNITTAADGTQDTLLVRVRTDTGLEGWGECDASPLVSLAVYCCPMSHGNIINIRTSLIDETLNSPDDVLRLSEKVLRNGLDIQQIEHAYSGAEIALWDLIGQKFEKPVYRLLAELSDTPATAHPKLPYASVLFGNTPDATYQIAVGLRERGYRAAKFGWGPMGKFGEANDIALVQAAREGMGTEAQIMIDAGVVWGTDYETAYQRAEAFAQFSPTWLEEPLAPDAIDAYGSLTKKNPSVPIAAGEGSNTYRMAEDIIIHGGIQFVQIDAGRIGGIMPSFQVRQLAEQHGVQYVNHTFKSHLSLAAAIHVFATNPDFNLLEYPAAGSELSQKLVTKPFQVESDGTVRVKELPGLGVKVDTEAIRSYLAPVRIEVGADTVFEQTPL; encoded by the coding sequence ATGAAGATCACCGCAGTTGATCCGTTCTATTTACTGATGCCTAACATCACAACCGCAGCAGATGGCACCCAAGACACACTCCTTGTCAGAGTTCGCACGGATACAGGGCTTGAAGGTTGGGGTGAATGTGATGCCTCGCCGTTAGTAAGTCTCGCCGTTTATTGCTGTCCGATGTCGCACGGCAATATTATTAATATTCGCACCTCTTTAATCGATGAGACACTCAATAGCCCTGACGATGTACTTCGACTCAGTGAAAAGGTCCTACGGAATGGATTGGACATTCAACAGATAGAGCACGCTTATAGTGGTGCCGAAATTGCCCTGTGGGACCTCATCGGACAGAAGTTTGAAAAACCGGTTTATCGTCTTCTGGCCGAGTTGTCAGATACACCTGCGACAGCACACCCCAAACTGCCGTATGCCTCCGTCCTTTTCGGCAACACACCGGACGCAACCTATCAGATCGCCGTAGGGTTGCGCGAACGAGGGTATCGTGCGGCAAAGTTCGGATGGGGACCGATGGGTAAGTTCGGCGAGGCAAACGACATCGCACTTGTGCAAGCGGCGCGCGAAGGCATGGGAACAGAGGCACAGATTATGATTGACGCTGGTGTTGTTTGGGGAACTGATTACGAAACGGCTTACCAGCGTGCTGAGGCGTTTGCACAATTTTCACCGACATGGTTGGAAGAACCACTTGCCCCCGATGCCATTGATGCTTATGGTTCGCTAACGAAAAAGAATCCATCTGTTCCCATCGCAGCGGGTGAAGGATCAAATACCTACCGAATGGCAGAGGATATCATCATCCACGGTGGTATTCAATTCGTACAGATTGATGCCGGACGTATTGGTGGGATTATGCCTTCCTTTCAGGTGCGTCAACTGGCGGAACAGCACGGTGTTCAGTACGTCAACCACACGTTTAAGAGCCATCTAAGTCTTGCCGCTGCAATTCACGTGTTTGCAACGAACCCCGATTTCAATCTATTAGAATATCCAGCGGCTGGTTCGGAGTTATCGCAGAAACTGGTAACAAAACCGTTTCAAGTTGAATCGGACGGAACAGTTCGAGTGAAGGAGCTGCCCGGACTCGGTGTGAAAGTGGATACGGAAGCAATCCGCTCCTATTTAGCACCAGTTCGGATTGAGGTCGGAGCGGACACCGTTTTTGAACAAACACCACTTTAG
- a CDS encoding LON peptidase substrate-binding domain-containing protein: MQNDPVLSKDQTSYERQIPLFPLQAVLFPGGFLPLHIFEPRYRTMIKFCLEHESEFGVVLIKEGEETGETAVPCDVGTAVRILHVEHLDDGRMHIVTAGEYRFQILEIQEHLSYLTGRVRMLDDLETEVESVPESLTAQTEELYKAYETLSSRLIFAWSPPEEQPDDPRELAYQVGIRLRISLKEKQTLLETIPLEQLLTREIEILTDQNRRIAFQLAAQNN, encoded by the coding sequence ATGCAGAACGACCCAGTTTTATCAAAAGATCAAACATCTTATGAACGACAAATTCCGCTTTTTCCATTACAGGCAGTCTTGTTTCCCGGCGGATTTTTGCCACTGCACATCTTTGAACCGCGGTACCGGACGATGATTAAATTCTGCTTAGAACATGAGTCTGAATTCGGAGTCGTGCTTATCAAAGAAGGAGAAGAAACAGGCGAAACTGCTGTTCCGTGCGATGTCGGTACGGCTGTCCGAATCCTTCATGTTGAACATTTGGATGATGGTCGCATGCATATTGTCACCGCTGGTGAATACCGATTCCAGATTCTGGAAATTCAGGAACATCTCTCCTATCTCACCGGTCGGGTCCGGATGTTGGATGATTTGGAGACGGAAGTCGAATCGGTCCCGGAATCACTTACGGCACAAACCGAAGAGTTATATAAAGCTTATGAGACGTTATCGAGTCGTTTGATTTTCGCTTGGAGTCCGCCTGAAGAACAGCCGGATGATCCAAGAGAACTTGCCTACCAAGTCGGGATACGACTGCGTATTTCGCTGAAAGAAAAACAGACCTTGTTGGAGACAATTCCGTTAGAACAACTCCTCACACGCGAAATCGAAATACTGACGGACCAGAATCGGCGGATCGCCTTTCAACTGGCAGCGCAGAACAATTAA
- a CDS encoding CDP-alcohol phosphatidyltransferase family protein — protein MALKAPVHQFTETQSIQITRRDFLYVSNILSVFRLLTVPFIFYFIYNAQWLSAIICGAVAVISDLLDGFFARHLKQHTQLGYILDPVADKLALTAGIFALVLSKTDFPKWAFAIIVVRDVSIVLGNVVLAYKAKMITRSNLWGKCTSFFLSIVVMFYLLRPIVARLPAKIEFYSLCLALVFVFISTVSYAHHMFRVLETQSR, from the coding sequence ATGGCACTAAAAGCACCTGTTCACCAATTTACTGAGACGCAGTCAATTCAAATTACACGTCGGGATTTCCTTTACGTTAGCAATATCCTGTCGGTTTTCCGGCTATTGACGGTCCCGTTCATCTTTTACTTCATTTACAATGCCCAATGGCTATCCGCAATTATTTGTGGTGCTGTAGCCGTTATCAGCGACCTGTTAGATGGGTTCTTCGCTCGGCATTTAAAACAGCACACGCAGCTCGGTTATATATTAGATCCAGTTGCGGACAAGCTTGCACTAACGGCTGGAATTTTTGCGCTTGTGCTATCAAAGACCGATTTTCCTAAATGGGCGTTCGCTATTATTGTTGTTCGTGATGTCTCAATTGTGCTCGGCAATGTTGTTTTAGCGTATAAGGCGAAAATGATCACTCGCTCTAACCTGTGGGGCAAATGTACCAGTTTCTTTCTGTCGATTGTTGTGATGTTTTATCTGCTTCGACCGATAGTAGCGCGCTTACCCGCCAAGATTGAATTTTACAGTCTTTGCTTGGCGTTGGTATTTGTTTTTATCTCAACTGTGAGTTATGCGCACCACATGTTCCGCGTGTTAGAAACACAGAGTCGCTAA
- a CDS encoding sulfatase → MSTKQPNVLWIYGEDLSPDLSCYGTSAVKTPNVDLLASEGTRYANAFVTCPVCSPSRSALITGTYQTHFDAHNHRSNRDKPLRADMKLITDCFREAGYFTCNSPGPPYNRPGKTDFNFQREQPFDGIDWSERAEGQPFYAQINIPDTHRVFKPDPERPISPEDVELPPYYPDHPLTRKDWALYLESIQILDRKVGQILKRLDDEGLSDNTIIFFMSDHGRAHIRCKQFLYDGGTHIPLIVRWPGHVEPGAVDDRLVSGVDFAPTTLSLTGVDIPDFMQGQVFLGSDATSRDAIFAARDRCDGTDDRIRCIRTHRYKLIRNYHPERPYMQFNGYKKQQYPLWSLMPLLSANGELSPAQQHFMQQTRPTEELYDLEADPYEINNLAMDPQYDAVRSELVAQLNAWMTETGDMGEIPESTEVTTYWDENMAERFKQDMEKRGLSHDISDADYVAWWEDHLLT, encoded by the coding sequence ATGTCCACAAAACAGCCAAACGTTCTTTGGATTTATGGTGAAGATCTCTCTCCAGATCTCAGCTGTTATGGCACATCTGCCGTGAAAACACCAAACGTTGATCTACTCGCATCGGAGGGCACTCGTTATGCCAATGCGTTTGTCACGTGTCCGGTCTGTTCACCGAGTCGCTCCGCGCTCATCACAGGCACCTATCAGACGCACTTTGATGCACACAACCATCGGAGCAACCGCGATAAGCCGCTGCGAGCGGATATGAAACTCATCACCGATTGTTTCCGAGAGGCAGGGTATTTTACGTGCAATAGTCCGGGACCGCCATACAATCGTCCTGGAAAGACCGATTTTAACTTTCAGCGCGAACAACCCTTTGATGGCATCGACTGGAGCGAACGCGCTGAAGGACAACCCTTTTACGCACAGATTAACATTCCAGACACACACCGTGTTTTCAAGCCAGATCCAGAACGTCCTATTTCTCCTGAGGATGTGGAATTGCCACCTTACTATCCAGACCATCCACTGACTCGGAAAGATTGGGCACTCTATCTTGAAAGCATTCAGATTTTGGATAGGAAAGTCGGGCAGATTCTCAAGCGGCTGGATGATGAGGGACTCTCGGATAATACCATCATCTTTTTCATGAGCGACCACGGACGGGCACACATCCGTTGCAAGCAATTTCTCTATGATGGTGGCACCCATATTCCACTCATCGTTCGATGGCCCGGACATGTTGAACCCGGTGCTGTTGACGATAGACTTGTTAGCGGTGTTGATTTCGCACCGACAACACTATCCCTCACCGGTGTTGACATTCCTGACTTCATGCAAGGTCAAGTTTTCCTCGGTTCAGACGCGACATCGCGCGATGCCATTTTCGCAGCACGAGACCGATGTGATGGAACAGACGATAGGATACGGTGCATCCGGACACACCGTTATAAACTGATTCGCAACTATCACCCTGAACGTCCGTATATGCAGTTCAACGGCTACAAGAAGCAGCAATATCCCCTTTGGAGTTTGATGCCGTTGTTGTCTGCAAACGGCGAGTTATCCCCCGCGCAACAGCATTTCATGCAACAGACGCGTCCGACTGAAGAGTTGTATGATCTGGAGGCGGATCCGTATGAAATTAATAACCTCGCTATGGATCCACAGTATGATGCCGTGCGAAGTGAACTTGTCGCGCAGCTTAACGCATGGATGACAGAGACAGGAGACATGGGCGAGATACCTGAATCTACAGAGGTTACTACGTATTGGGATGAAAACATGGCGGAAAGGTTCAAACAGGACATGGAAAAGCGAGGGCTCTCACACGATATAAGCGATGCAGATTACGTCGCATGGTGGGAAGACCATCTGTTAACCTAA